The Anolis carolinensis isolate JA03-04 chromosome 2, rAnoCar3.1.pri, whole genome shotgun sequence genome contains the following window.
aaggagggattaagtaaaagcctattacacatcaaattaggttatgattttacaaattaggcaccaaaacaccatgttatacaacaaatttgacagaaaaagtagttcaatacgcagcaatgctatgtagtaattactgtatttatggatttagtaccaaaatatcatgatgtattgaaaacattgactacaaaaatgcattggataatccagaacgttggataagcgaatgttggataagtgagactctactgtatattttaaagtAATTCAGAACCTTAACAGAAAGTAAGCTTGTGGTTTGGCAAAAATAGGGTATCTATTCAAAGCAAAACGAGATCAATCTTGTCATGGTCATGGATTGCAAATCACTTGTGAATAACAAGTATAAATTGATTCATGTATAAGTTCTAAAAGTTCTCTTTTTGTAATACAAAACAATCTGATTAATAGGCAGTACTCTGCACTAATGacctttgggtgtgtgtgtgtgtgtgtgtgagtggatGATATGCTTGATGAGATAGATGTGGCTTGAGATGTTTGGTAGAGCTTTCTGTGTTCTAAGGAAATGTGCCaatttaaatagaaaaaaaaatgagcaCTTTCCCACTCCCCTGCACTTCTTGTTCTGTGTTCCTGCAACACTGCTAagttttgtgtttggaagcagagcAGTGATTCTTTCTCACTTCTGATCCCCAGCTTTGTATTAATCCTCCAAAATGATCCTCAGTTATGCAAAGCAGTcatagcaacattcacattttccaAAGCATTTGTAATGTCGATTCTTTCCAATTTGCCATTGACTACTAATTTTTCTTGATTTCCTAACAAGTTGAACGAAGAAGACGATTCAATATTAATGATCGCATAAAAGAACTTGGCACTTTGATACCCAAGTCGAACGACCCGTAAGTACTATCGTATCACAAAACATGTCAATTATAGGTGGGTGGTTTTTCTTTCAGCTGGAGTGTCTTAAGACAGCTTTTACGGATTTGGATCATATCCTTTTGATTACAATCCCCAGCTGCCATCACTATTGGCCCTGTGGTCTTCTGGAGGACACCTAATTGGCATAGAGCATCTTAAAGTTTAGAGTAGTCTACATAAGTTCCTACATTAGTTACTATCATAGTTACAGATTTTTATTTCCACTGGGAAAAATACTTGGTTTTAATGTAGTCTGTAATTGAGTTAATCTGTGCTTTTCATGGCTGCCAGCAGAAGCCATATTGAGCAACTGTAGGACCAATGAATTATCTGGAAGAAAGGATTGCAACATTTCCAGTTATCATAGGATGACATTCATGACAGGAGGCAAAGGAATGTTGCCAAAAGGGGCAACCTCGTGCTGAGTTTCCTCCACAATCGCTCTAAAACCATAGTGTCAATTAAGCCATGTGAGGACAAAACTGTATTTTACTGGCCCCACTCCATTCATTCACTTGTATAACATAGTTTTTATTCAATGAGTAGTTTGTAACCCATCATTGACTTATATACAATGATTGCATCAAGAGgaacacaaaacaaaatattatttcatgAGCTgttctgtaaaattaatgcagtgttATTATTCTCTAGGTCAGGGGTGTCaagctcattttcatcaaggaccACATCAGAtgtatggttgctttcaaagagctattgaatccatggatggataatccatggatacagaaggccaactataattttttacgtagtggttggtgctctttagcttTTTacacagatgttattgaatgaaaaTGCCCATCCCTTTTGATGatctgccatgtggactgggaataatgggaatgGTAGCCCAATAGtatttgtggctctgaggttaagGAAAGATTAAAGGAGATTTTAATGTCAGACATCCTATCCACAAACCTTATAGCTACATTCAATCCCCACTATcctgaataaaaaaaaaaaacttcagccttccagatatgactgtatcacaactcccatcaactctcgtcattatgtctaatgatgaggaatacaggaggtCTAGTCCAGTAGCTGGATGGCCACATAAAAGGACATGGCGGGCCAGATTCGGCCTGAAGGCCTTGAATTTGATGCATGTGCTCTAGGCTATTCTATGGGGAATTTGTAATGTGCTCTTCAATttacattagagcagtggttctgaacTTTTGGCCCTCCTGCTGTATTGCGTCATTTCTCCAAATCCTTGGCCTTTGAGTATGTTTGCTGGTACTTTTGGGAACTGAGATTCCTAATATCTGGATGGTCAAACATTCAGAAGTTCTGCCTTAAAGAAAGCCCAGTACTAACAATTACACTCTTGTGAAACACCAAAGGAGGTTGAAAATCCAGTCATATGAGAGGCCAGTCAGACACATATTTGTTATGTACGTGCCCAGTTTTGTGAGGGTATGTAGAAATTTGTAAGTGAAATCCCAGAATGCCATGTTTTAAAAGgataggaggggaaaaaaaggccAGGTAGTTCCAGGATGTCTGCTAAAGCATTAGAGAGCTGCTGTTTTACTTTGATATAAAGCAGTTTCCTAAATTCGTATGAGGAAATCTCAACCATAGTCTTCAccctttgttcttttcttttactGAAAATTTGTTCAAGTGAATGAAGATTTTCAAGGCATGGCACTATGTTTttaggatttgggttttttttgcagcAATGTcccattttttatttaaatgtcaGAAAGGATTACATTGAACTTTTAAGACAAACATATCTCGGAACATGTATTTTCACAACAGAATATAAGAATTCTATTGTTCCTTCTGGCTGCGATAGATAAATTTAGGAAGCTAGGTCTTAATTGTAACCTTTGCAGCAATGAGCTAGACCTTCTGCACTGATAGAGTGGTAAATGTATTaactcatttattgtattttggaaaatagaccagttatcagactcgaaatgcaccaattgtgtatttatatgtatttttatcaatgtttaatgtatttaatttcaattgattgaattgtctgtaatatttttatattatgttttattgtaagccgccctgagtcccctatgggtgagaagggtaggatataagtattgtaataataataataataataataataataataataataataataataataataataatagacttaaTTACCAGTTGGATCTGAGGTAGGATAAGTAATTTTCTTCTTCATTGCTTCTCTTCAGATTTAATAacttgcattaattttgcagggaTATGCGTTGGAATAAGGGAACTATTTTAAAAGCCTCTGTAGACTATATCCGCAAGTTGCAAAGAGAACAACAACGTACAAAAGAATTAGAGAACAGACAAAAGAAACTGGAACATGCCAACAGACACCTCTTGCTCAGAATACAGGTTTGTTGATGAATTATAAATTGCATTTTCCCAGATTTGTCTATTCAGACATTGTAAATCTGAGTAAAATAAACACATAGAATGGAGGAATGTGAATGTGTTAGTCCTGCTCACCATCTTGTGTGTTTCCAACTCTCTCCTCACAAAAATCAGAGTTTGAAATTGCTGGAGAGAGCATCCTCAGCTAAGGAAGGTTCTCCTCTTCAAAAGGTCACTCTCTAGGTAAGGAGAATAACGGAAGGGTTGACAAATGGGTGAGGCTAGCACAGTCTTTTCCCTTCTATGTTTAGCGTGATTTGATTGCATAGCTACTGAAGCCAACTTATATCAGAACAACAATCATATGAACAGAATAATTGTAACTGATTGCATTGATTAATAAAACTCCTCTGCTACATAGAGTCCATTCACTCTTGATGTGGCATGTGTGGGGGAAAAATGGAAGAGTTTCCATGTGTGGTCTAAACCAGAAGCTATCTAGACTTGTGCATATATTCAAAGTGAGCATATGATACAAGATAAGATTGGCACAGAATTAAACTCTTTCTTATCCATGTGTTCATTATCAGTGAGGTTTGTGGCATCTTTTGACTGAAAAATAAGATAAGTGGTAATAGGAATTTAGATAAAATTCCACAGGATTCTGAAGTGTGATTGCAGTTTGTTCAACATGATGCCTGAAATTGAATAGTGTTAATTTTGATGCCCGAAATGGAATATGTTATCATCATGCTGGAAAAACCTAATCCAATTAATTTCTTACCAAGTTGgaaaattaatataaataactCAGGTCCAAATTAGACCTCCTTAACTCATATGAAAcaggaataaacaaacaaacaaaataaaacctcttacaaaaaaaccccccatacTTTATATTATGTGACTTCTGGTTATTTTGTAAGAATTTCATTTATTATGAGATCCCCAAAATGATTCACATCGAAAGAAGTGTTTCAATGTACAAGACTAAGTGTTTTCCACATTACAAATACTCAGAGCcatacaataaaatcacattaaaaagaGGAAAACTTGTTTTGAACAAATTTTTATCTTACAATTTTGCAAGAAATGATAATTATCAACAATTTCTCCTCACCTCAGTAGCCTAATACAGACCATTCTCCATATCCTTGGATTCTTCATCCAAGGattgaaaatattcatttttcctcaaaaaaagtgaaccttgattttgccatataAGGTACACTATTTTACTGTGCTGAAGTATCTAATAGGTCTTGAGCAGCCACAGTTTTTGGTTTACATTGAACCAAACCACAGAAGATGCCAGTGACCCACTGTCCTTTCTGTTGAGGAAGGCGTCTACTAATGAAGTGCAAGTCTCCACACAACTCTACAGTGTCCGAGAAAGACAGTTTGCTTCAGGCACTTTTGTACCAACTCAGTAGACCAAGAGTTTAGCAGATACTGTCTTGTTTATTGTGGTGTCAGGCATTGCTCCAGACATGTAATGGCAAAGTGAAGTATAGGATGCTACTATTTAACTAAAGAGAAAAGCGAACTTATAGAGAACATGAAGGATATTTTGACTGCACTATTAGGTACCTGATAGTAGAATTGCCAGGTGTCACATATTGTAAAATATATTCTTTATTTGAGGGCTGGAAAGCTTTTCCCTTATGCAGACTGAATAAGATGCCACAAATCCCATATTTTAGAGTGTGGGAATGCCTTGAGGATCAAAGGATCTGCAACTCTAACCAGATTTGACAGTCAATTTACTCTGAATTTTAATCATTTGTTTTAATATGGTTAAACATACTCTGGATTCTTACTGTCTGCCAAAAAAGCAGCCAAATAAAGATTTTCATAGAGTAACTTATAGTTCAAGATTGAGATCAAGAAATTAATTTTACATGGCTAGGTTCACAGaaatcaatatttttattttgtatttagtaAAAACACATTCTTGTGAGTGACCACTTCATTACTGCCAATCTCAGCTGCCATGAATTTTGACTGTCCTTTCTCAGTCCTATTTCAAGAAGCAACTGAGAGCCGTCCTCCATTTAGATTGCTTTTGTCTCTGTTCTgataagatactacacttgatcttactCAAAAGGCTGAGAAGAGTCAAGTTTGTTTAACTAAAGGGAGCCTGGCAGGAAGCAGTAATCTGGGGAGGCTTAATAGCACCATTTATATGATAGGCATACTGGCACAGACTGATAGCAAAAACTTTGAATGCTGCAAACTTACATTGAAAACTATGGAGCAGCCTTAAACATTCTGAATCCCCATGAATTACTAAGAGGTGAAATTTCTTTGGTTTTACAGCTACGGTTTCTCCATGTAGGATAATATCCTCATTTTCTTCAGACAAACTTTTGGTAATGGGTTTAAAGAATATTAAAGAAATGATTGGAAATTGATGTCGACAAGAAGAATTAAATGGACAAGAAAATTCATGGCTCAAGATTTATTTTGAGAAAAAATGTATGTGGTTTTTTTCATGGAAAATGGCATTCTGTTCCCAAAAAGCATTTCTGCACAAAGATATGCTATTTTCAGTGCAGGAAAATATTTTTACAGAGAAAATGTATGTgcattttctttttgcaaagaataagtccaaaaaatgaaaacaagattTGAAAAATATAGTACATCTCCCATAGGTGAGGATATTTGAATATGTGAAATTGTGGATAATAACTaaccctattattttcaatggaatGAATGATGGAGATACTGAGAAGAGGACATAGCTTGTATAGGAGGCCACAAGTAAATAAGTGAAACTGTGAAGAAGTGAAGCCACATATATTAGGTCTGCAGATACAGGAGTCATACTGTATACAATTTTAGTGACTTTTCACAACAAGAAAAATGGTAAAGAGTCTCATTCTTGCCTCTGATCATTTAGTgaaaattctatttttatataGATTTTAATTAATCTATTTAATTTGTGACTATTATTCAATCGAATATGGTATTTATCAAGAAAGGaatcatctccttctctgagtagtgaAAGGAAAAATCTTAATTTGTCCTGTGAGAACCTAAAAAACTATCGACCCCTTCTACTCTCTTCTCCTGGGAAATGGTGGTGATAACCATGGATGGATGGCCTCCTGGGACAGCATTGGAGCTGTCCCTTCTTTGCAGAATGATCCTTGGTTTATCTATGAAATTGCTTTTCAAACTGTGGGCCTTCAAAACTGTGTGACCTTAGCTCAATTTGAATAATTTTCATGAATAATTTGGCAGcactaaaaggtttctgaatgccacccattcacacaaatctgttagcaacaacatgcagtgtttgcaGTGGACTCCGCAGAAAACACTTCAGCTGTGCCCCAGAAAATCAGCttgtctgtttagcaagccttgggaATATTGGCATACCTATTTTATGTACCTATCTATcctgggtcatgtaaaaattatcTGATGGAATGGGTCAAAAcacatttaagaagccctgatctatgagtaatatcaaaatccatcatttttgtTCACATGCCTGCCCTTGAGCTATGTgtgaagttgacttatacatgagtatatatggtactttgaaTATATGAGCTAATATTTGGTTTCACTCTGTGCTTTATGAATCTTCATCTTGTAGGTTTTGCAGACAAATATGAGTTATgagatttcttttgtttttttataaatCCCATCCAAAAAACTCTATGCTGGGATTATGAGAAGTCATCTCTGACACATGACAAATTAAAGTACCTCTGTCCTTATTACAGGAACTTGAGATGCAGGCTCGAGCACATGGACTTTCCATCATCCCAACTTCAGGCCTTTGCTCACCAGAAATGGTCAACCGGCTTATTAAGCAGGAGCCTGTCCTTGACAACTGCAGCCAAGAGATATTGCAGCATCATCCTGACCTATCTTGCACAACCACACTCGACCTTACAGATGGCACTATCACTTTCAATGACAGCCTGGCAAACGTGACAGAGTCAACCACTGGCACTTATGCTGTTCCAACAAAAATGGGATCCAAACTGGAAGACATCTTGATGGACGATACCCTCTCTCCCGTCGGGGTTACCGACCCACTCCTTTCATCAGTCTCTCCTGGAGCTTCAAAAGCAAGTAGCCGAAGGAGCAGCGTGAGCATGGAGGATACCGACCATGCTTGCTAGTGGATATAATTAGAAAGCCCTTTCATGAACTGCTTCGTCTCTTGATCAATAGATTAAGTATTTggctttggtttttgttttgtttttcttaataACTATCTTTTAATATAAATCTTCAGATAGCCCAATGTATGTgacttttttaagaaaaaaatgtttgaagAGACGTGTATATTCTGTTTAAAACTACCAATGCTTCCACAATATTGTACTGCATCTGTGAACCAGATTCAACAGGAACACCAAATGAGTTCCAGTCTACTTGAAAGCAATAGAGATCAACTGATCCACAAGTCCATGATCCACTAAAAGTGACACTTCATTATAACTGCAGTGAAAACCCATTGACTTGCAAAGCAAACATAGACGAATGTAAAGAAACCAAAAACAAATTAGCtatttttgtgttgatttaaTAGTGCCTCTTTTAAACTTATAGTATATGTTAATCCACATTACTCTTTCTCACAGCAtaagatataatatatatatatacatatatataaacaggCCACCTGTATAAAACTGATTCTGATTAAAGTACAAGCTAGAAATGAATGAAGGAGAGGTACACAGAGAGAAATTCCATGATATtaaaatttgtattatttttgttctATAATAAGCAAGCATCCTTCTAAATCGTGGTCgaacctttcccttttctttctttttataagAATTCACTTCTAGTTATGGTGTGGAATCTATACTGGTATTTTAACCATAAAAGACTGATGACTATTTCAAGctcttaacatttttttaaattttccatCAGTTGGACATAACCAAttggtttcttcttttttaaaaaaaatgcattgtAAAGTTATCTGATTTGCATGGATTTTTTTCAGTTATTTTTCATTCAGAGTACATTTGTGTTTTATTTGTAAGAAAATGCCTCTAGTTATTGTGACAATTTTTTCTGACATTTTCAGCCTTTACTGAGGGTTGGTTTGCATTCTTTGTACGCACTTCAAAGCAAGATAATTTTTTGGTGCAGATTCCTGTCTTTTCAAGAGTGGTTTTGTGACTATTTTGTATATTACAGTCTCATGTAGAAGAAATGTTTTGACGCATCTTTAAATCATAGTACCAATTTAGTCTAGTTAACAAACTGAAACTCtgcataaaataaaaatgggggGATAAACTCCCATCACAatttaacatatttatttttaatgatgcAGGACAAATAGTAATGTGTTTGAAAACATGGTTGCTATTTCTTTTAGTGTACTGTTACATTTTTCAACAATGGAAACTGATTATATTTGCAGGTGACTGTTACTGATGCTGTCAAATTTAACCATGCAACAGTGTTATCACGTAAGAGCATGTTCTCTGTGCATTATCTACTCCAGCATAGTCCTATGCAATAACAGTAGTGAcaagtgtattattgttattattatcatcatgccTAAATATGTTATACAGTGGTGGCGTGGGTCTCACCAGTTGGACAAGTGACTGACTTCCACCATAAGGAACACGCCCAGTTGACTTGCAGATGGCAGGGAAGCATATATCTCATTCGGAATGAAGTGCCTTAAATTTATTGAAAGTTTCTGTGAACTAGCACTGACTGATGTGTGACCTAAGAGAAGTTCAGGAAAGTGCAGGGGATATAGAGGGGATAGGAATGTTGTTTAGGGGGTGGAGCATTGCTCTTATGTTGTGAAGGAACAGCTTTTCTCCACCTCAGTACTGTGTGGTAACTCTGGAAATATATCTTGAAGTACTTGATTCCATAACCAAGATCCAATATTGAACTCTGGCAGGATTGCACTCCTTCCTCCAAAATCAGCgatcttttcttccttttgcagCCATCCCACCATATAGCCTAAAAACCTGCTCCATGAAGCCAGGAAATCATCTGGTTTTTGTTTGCTGTGGAGGGCTGCAGAGGGAGGCAGAAGGGGAAAGGGCCCTGTTCTGTTGATGGTGGATACCAAAGGACACTGTTGATGTTAAGCCCTCATCTGTGCCAGCTTTCCTTACATGGTCAGGAAACTTGAGCTAAGGGCAATTGATAAGTTCTCTGAAACAGTGATCTAATGTGGTTAGTAGATGAAGCTCAAAAGCAAAGAGCTATTGTACAATTTGATTTTACAAAACATCCTTGGGAACCATTAAAAGCCTATTTGTGCTCCCTTATATTGCACTGCTGATGGTGGGAGCAGGCCCTGGACCTAGTCTCCTTTTTGCAGCTCTCTATGGATTTTTTGGAGGACACAAAAATAACCAGAGGCAGGAACTCTGGCTTTAAATaatatgaagattttttttcttcaatgcAAAGATATTTTCTAACCCACTAATTATCAAGAAGTAATGGTTTTCTTTGTTCAAGATTGACTGAGCACTGATAATCGTCATGGATGCTATTATAAGACTACATATTTGAACTGTGTTATTGTCACAATGCCAGGTTGACTTAGCTTCACTGCAGACCTTCAGCTTTTTCTAGGAATAAGTGTTTGCCCATGAGGATCCATGTGCTAAGGCTCAGTGATCAGCCAGTGGTGGGTATACTCTATCTGCAAGAAACATGATGGATTTTTCactgagggaaggatattggattcatcttcccaaactccaccatcaCAATATGGGAGAATTGGGTTCAAACACTAACCCATGTGTTCATAGTCTTCTTCCACTAAGCCTTGGTCCTTAATAATGCAAGTGGCCTCTATTTTCAGAAGTAAAGTAAAATAAAGAATTAGGtaagaggttggattggatggattCACAATTCCATGAATACACAACTGCCATTCTGTAGAGCCCATTGGGAGCAACTCATCAGGGTTCCATTCTACAGCGTTTCAAATCAAAAAATACAGGCCAATATATTGCTTGATTCCTAGTAGAAATTATCCATACCTTTTAACCCAATTCAACAAAACATTTGGAAACCCCACCAAATTGAGATCTGTCTTGAATATTATGTAGGAGCCATATTTTTTGTTCTTAAATTACTAAACTTCACAGGCTTTATCATCATACCCTGCAGTTACCTTTtctctttggttttgttttttccaaCAAACTCTGTTTGGGTTTTCTCCCACTAGAacctttatgttttttttttaaattgcagttCACCTTGCAAATCTATTGAAGGAAGACAGGTGTTAACCATTGCAATGGAAATTTTCAgatatagttttatttatttattactacatggaACCATGAGTCACAAAACTGGCAGGATTTAAAGTAAGGTGCATCTACAGGGGAAAGGCACCTGACTTACCTGATGTGTGGTCAAGCATAACGCAAAGCATCACATGTTCACACTGCAGTAACTAAGTGACCCCCAAAATAGTTCTAATGCCAAAAATAGAAGCAAGTCATGAAACGCCCAGGTACATGGTGTACCAAGCAATTTTCACTTTTGCCAAAAACATGCCAGATATCTTAGTGCCATGAACATCTTCCTTACTCTgtttagatagataggtagataaagcaATATTAACTCCAATGCCTATAAAGCCTTTAGGAAGCATATGGGGAAAAATAAAGCACAAAATGATGCACTTACCGTATTTTTGGACATAAAATGCACTGGTGAAAAATGGAAATTGATGGTATAAAAGGCCTTTGTATCTTGAAAAAGTGACATGAATTACTGCCTCTTGTTCTGGATGCTTAGTACCATGCTATTATTGATCTTTTCACCTGCTGTTGGCCACAGCAATAAGTTGTGTATGATCCATCGCACTGTAAATTATGGATCAATATTAATGTAAGCCTATTAAATAATTTGGTCTGTTCTTAATAGACGAATtaaagtgttttgtttttaatatactGGCTATATAAAATCTATGAACAGTGCAAATGAATGCTGTGTCCTGAACGAAAGCATTATATTTCAGCATTGATTTGTGAGCATG
Protein-coding sequences here:
- the mitf gene encoding microphthalmia-associated transcription factor isoform X6; protein product: MLEMLEYNHYQVQTHLENPTKYHIQQAQRQQVKQYLSTTLGNKHTNQALSLPCPNQPGEHVMPPGTGSSAPNSPMAMLTLNSNCEKEGFYKFEEQNNRAESECQTLNTHSRASCMQMDDVIDDIISLESSYNEEIFGLMDPALQMANTLPVSGNLVDLYSNQGIPPPGLNISNSCPANLPHVKRELTESEARALAKERQKKDNHNLIERRRRFNINDRIKELGTLIPKSNDPDMRWNKGTILKASVDYIRKLQREQQRTKELENRQKKLEHANRHLLLRIQELEMQARAHGLSIIPTSGLCSPEMVNRLIKQEPVLDNCSQEILQHHPDLSCTTTLDLTDGTITFNDSLANVTESTTGTYAVPTKMGSKLEDILMDDTLSPVGVTDPLLSSVSPGASKASSRRSSVSMEDTDHAC